The Rubrobacter tropicus nucleotide sequence TTCGGCGCCTCTGGCCTGATCCTTCCGCATCGTACCCCCTGGTCGTCTTTCCCCGGCCAGCATACCGCGACGGGGCCGGGTGCGGCCGCGTCCATGCTCTAGACTTACGGGCTGTAGAAGAAGAGAGGCGGCACCGGTAAACGAGAACGCGAAAAACACATCAGAGCGCGGCCTGAGGGCGCTCCTCGACGGGCGGCGGCCGGTGCTCGGCGCGGTCTTTCTGGGCGGGTACGCGTGGTCCACGTTCGCGCCGGGGTCGTTCGGGACGGCGCTCTTTCTGGGCGTGGGGGCCGTGCTGTTCGCGATCTCCGTGCCGTGGTCGAGCTCGTTTCACCGGGCCTTCGCCCTGGTGGCCTTCGCGGCGCTCGCGGCGACCGTGCTCTCGGGGCGGTTCGTCGTCGGGGATTTTCTCGACGGGATGCCCACTTATTTCGGGATCGTGGCCGTGTTGCTCGTCTTGAGCATCGCGGGGTATCCGATCCGGGCGGCTCGCTACGGCGTGCAGATCCGGGCGCTGGTGGCCGCCCTGACGCGCCGCGGCGTCGGCATCAAGGCGACGAGCGGGGTGCTGGGTCACGTTCTGGGCGCGGTGCTCGACGTGGGGGCTTTCGTGCTCATAGACGTGATCACGGCCCGGGCGGCCCCAAAGTCCCGCCCCGACGCCCTGACCTGGGCCGGACGCGCCTTCTCCTTCGCCCCCCTCTGGACGAACCTGAACGTCTTCACGGCCACCACGATAGTCCTGACCGGCGTCTCCTACCCGGGCCTCCTGGCCGCCACCTTCCCCTTTATCGTCCTCGGCCTGGCTGGCACGATCTTCACCGCCCAGTGGGAGGAGAAAGATGCGGCCGACGTCCCCGGCGCCCCGCTCGACCGGGGGGCGGCGGCGGTCCTGCTCTACCCCGTCCTGCTCGTCGCGGCGGTGGCCCTCGTGAACGTCCTCTTCCCCGGCCTGGCGCTCACGGCCGCCATAGCCGTGACGGTGGCCGTCATAGTCCTCCTCATCGCCGCCCTGGCAACCGCCCTGACCCGCCGCACGTCGCCCCTCTACAGGCTGGCCGGCGAGACGCGCGGCTCGCTCGCCTCCTCCCACGCCGAGTTCGCCCTCTTCGGCTCGGCCGGCATCCTGGTCATCTCACTGCAGGCCCTGGGGGTGCTCGCGCCGCTCGGAGACCTCCTCTCCGCGCTGCCCGTGGCACTCGTCGCCCCGGCGCTCCTCGTCCTAATGGCGGTGGGCTTCGTCTCCGGCATACACGTCATCCCCATGGTCTTGCTCCTGGACGCCGCCTTCCCCCTCGACGCCGGCCCGGCCCCCGTCCTGTGGGCCGTCGCCATCCTGCTCGGCGCCCAGTCCACCATCCTGCTCACCCCGTTCTCCAGCGCCGTCACCATGCTCTCCCGCCTAACGGACCTGCACCCGCTCGAGATCGGCCCGAAGAGAAACTGGCGCTTCGAACTGTCCGTCATGCTGGCCGCCGCGCTCTACCTGGCACTTCTCACCGCGATACTGTTATGAGCAGCACGCTCGCTTCGCGAGCTAGTCAGCACGCTACGCCCTTCGGGCTCCGCTCTCAGCGCGGCGCTTCGCGCCTTTCAGCACGCTTCGGGCCTGCGGCCCTCGCTCTCAGCCCGTCAGCAAAAGCAAGAAGCTGAAGTGCTGACAAGCGAAGGCCGTAGCGCGCTACATCACACCAGAACGTAGAGAGCTATGGCCACAAAATGACACACGCTGCCGAGCAGAACGAAGACGTGCCAGAGGGCGTGCGAGTAGGGGATTTTGCGGTGGTAGAACAGGGTGCCGGCGGTGTAGGAGATGCCGCCGGCGAGCAGCCAGACGAGGGCGCCCGGGGAGAGGGCTTCGATCAGGGGCTTGAGGGCGACGACGCCGAGCCAGCCCATGGCGACGTAGGCCACGGTGGACATCACGGCGAAGCGGCCCGTGGCGAAGACCTTGAAGACGATGCCCGCTACGGCCATCGCCCAGACGAGACCGAAGAGGGTCCAGCCCCATCCCCCGCCGAGGCCGACGAGAACGAAAGGCGTGTAGGTGCCCGCGATCAACAGGTAGATGGCGCAATGGTCGAGCACCCGCAACACGCGCTTTACCCCGGGCCTCCGAAACGCGTGGTACAGCGTGGAAGCCGCGTAGAGCGCCACGAGCGTCGCCCCGTAGACCCCGGCGGTCGCCACGTGCAACGCCTCGTCCCGGACCACCCCGAGGTACACGAGGACCCCGACCCCGACGACGCTCGCCAGCAACCCGACGGCGTGGGTAACGACGTTGGCGACCTCCTCCCCGCCCGAGTAACGCGCCTCCAACCCTACGCGGCCTCGTAGGTGACCGGCTCGTCCTCCCGCGCCCGCGCCCGGCCTTCGAGGGCGAGCTGGTCGAGGTGGGCCAGCGTCTCGGCGAGGGCGAAGCACCGCTGGTAGACCGACAGGGTACCCCGGAAGACGATCCTGGAGACCTCGTAAGGCGTTCTGGGTCCGGCGCCCAGGGTGGCGCGCATGGCGTTCAGCCGTTCGGCGTGGTGGCCCGAGATCTCCGCGACGCGGCCTTGGAGGTCGTGGAAGACGGGGCCGTGCCCCGGCAGCACGAGGTCGGCCCCGAGGCCGCGCATCTCCTCCAACGAGGCAAGGTAGCGGGCGAGCGGGTGGGGGTCCGTCTCCGGCCAGATGCCTACGTTTGGCGTGATCCCGAGCATCAGGTGGTCCGCGGCGTACAGGATCCCACGCCCCTCGTCGTGCAGGACGAGCTGATGGTCGGCGTGCCCGGGCGCGTGCAGGACGCGCGCGGCCCCGTCCCCGAGCGGCACCTTCTCCCCGGCGGAGAGCGGCGACAACTCCTCCGGCAACGCAAGCCCCGACCTCATCCCCGCGGCACCCTTCTCTGCCATCTCGGGCGGCATCCCGTGCCGGACGAGCAGGTCCACGAAAGGACCCGCGTCGGGCGAGCCCCAGAGCCTCCTCGCGAACGGAATCTCGGCCTCCAGCATGAAGACCGGCGCCGCCGAGACCTCCTGCAACCACCGCGCCGCCCCTATGTGGTCCGGATGAAAGTGCGTCACCACAATCCTCGATACGTCCCGCGAAAGGTCGC carries:
- the trhA gene encoding PAQR family membrane homeostasis protein TrhA translates to MEARYSGGEEVANVVTHAVGLLASVVGVGVLVYLGVVRDEALHVATAGVYGATLVALYAASTLYHAFRRPGVKRVLRVLDHCAIYLLIAGTYTPFVLVGLGGGWGWTLFGLVWAMAVAGIVFKVFATGRFAVMSTVAYVAMGWLGVVALKPLIEALSPGALVWLLAGGISYTAGTLFYHRKIPYSHALWHVFVLLGSVCHFVAIALYVLV
- a CDS encoding MBL fold metallo-hydrolase; this translates as MLPAGLATQSVGEAAEVVEGVWQIKLPVPFPLGFVAVYLIEGTDGWTLVDAGYDYPPAREAWKAGAYVAGCDLSRDVSRIVVTHFHPDHIGAARWLQEVSAAPVFMLEAEIPFARRLWGSPDAGPFVDLLVRHGMPPEMAEKGAAGMRSGLALPEELSPLSAGEKVPLGDGAARVLHAPGHADHQLVLHDEGRGILYAADHLMLGITPNVGIWPETDPHPLARYLASLEEMRGLGADLVLPGHGPVFHDLQGRVAEISGHHAERLNAMRATLGAGPRTPYEVSRIVFRGTLSVYQRCFALAETLAHLDQLALEGRARAREDEPVTYEAA